ATCCCGGAGCCTCCATGCGCCCGACCTGCCTGTGTTGGGGAGGTCTGGGGACACGCTTGAGAGATCGTTTCGAGTGTCTTTACTCTCATCTCCGGGCGCACGGCAACGTGAACGCAAGTCGAAAGATTGCCTGGATTGGTGAGACCGCCCCTTCCCCTAGGGCGGTCGTAAAGACGCCTGATGTTGGGAGCATGGGGAAGGTGGGCCATCTTTGCGTTCTGCCCTAAAGCCTGCGATTTCACTCGCGGGTTGTTTACTGTATCCGATGTCAAAGGCATCGTCCCGCACCGGGGAAAACTTAAGCCCGGGAGCACGGGTCACACGTGGGGTGAGGTGGAATGGTTTTCGTTGGGGGGAAGGACTTTGAGTAATCCGATCCCATAGTTAAGACCCCATAGTGGCAGGTAAAGCGGGCAAGCCTTTTGTCGTGCGAAAAGACCCGCAAGAATGATATGCCAGCCGGCGGAGGCCGTAAAGGCCTCCCCCAAATACCATGGACTTTCACAAGCAGGGCGTCCTCCCGTAACTTGTGCCTCCATGGCTGCAAGCCAGTTATTCTGGGCGGATCGGTACACCCAAGCGTTGGGAGGGATGAGCTCTGCAAGCTTCCGGGCCGCCTGTGCGGCTTGCGAGCGATTTCGATACGGCCATTCTCCCCACCAGGGGCCTAGGTGACAGAGTGCCTCTTGGCCTGGTGGGCCTAGGAGCAAGCTCGCCGCTCCTTCGGAAGGGCGGAAAAGACTCTTGCGTTTAAGCCACCCGCAGGCTACAAAAGCCTCTATAGCAATCGGGTCTAGTTCCTCGGCACCTACGACGAGAACCCACTGGCAGGCTCCCTGGTTCAACCAGATCCGTGCTACGCGCAACGCGGCCAGCCAGGCGGTCTGATCTCCGACCAGGGCATACGCAGGTCCGGAGCAGGAGATGACGGCGGCTAAATGGCTCAGCGAAGCATTATAGACAGTTTCCGGGAAGAGAGCAGGGCTCGCAAACCGTTTCCCTGTTGCGAGAAAGCCTGCGTAAAACTTATGACTGAGCGAAACGCTTCCGGTTCCAAAGCAAGCGATCACTCCAAGGGAGCCTTCCCTGTCCATGCCGAATGATGGACCCAGGGCTTGGCAAGCGGCTTCTACCATGAAGGAGCTAAGGGAGCTAGCACGCCGCAGGCGAGGATGGTCTTTCCATCGGAGCAATTGCGGCCACTTCCGATTAACAGCAAAAACCTCGTACCATCGCGTGGGGGAACTCACATCGGGTTCTTGTCCTTTTAGGGGGGGATGGTTCCAAAGCTCTTGGACCCCGCAACCAGAAGGCGAAACCGCTCCCCAGTTGTACACCGAAAGGATTTCACTGCGGTTCATAGGGTGAAAAAAGTAAAGCCGCGTTGGAGCCACCAAATCCGAGGTTGACGCTGGCGACGGAAGCTCCCGGACGCAGCGTCTCGGATTTTCGAACCAAAATGGGACCCATGGGTTCCATCGGGTCCTCACATAGGATTTGAGGTGGAAGCTGGCGGGTCACTAGGGCTAAAATGGAAAAAACGGCTTCCACGCACCCGCTGGCTCCCAGGGAGTGCCCAATGGCTGCTTTGGTCGAGCTCACTCGGAGCTGGTGAAATGCTTCCCCGAAGAACCGGTAGTAGGCCCAAGCTTCCATGAGATCGTTCGCAGGGGTTCCGGTCCCGTGAGCGTTCACATAACCAATAGCTTCCGGAGGAAGCTTTGCCTGTTTGACTGCCTGATCCAGAGCTCCAATGAGCGCGCTTCCGTCCGGCGAGGGTTGGGTCAAATGATAAAGATCGGTGAGATGCCCGTAGCCACTTACATAACACAAGGGGCGTATCCCTCGACTCAACGCATGCTCTTGGGATTCCAGAACGACAAATGCACTGGCTTCCCCCAGAATCAAGCCCTTGCGGTTCCGATCGAACGGGCGACACAAGTCGGGTGAAAGCGTCTGGAGGGAGTCGAAACCGACAAAAATGAGCTCGCTTAAGGCTTCCACACCCCCGACCAGAACGCAGTCAACCTCCCTAGACCGGATCCAGTCTGCTGCGTGTCCAATCGCGTTGGATCCGCTGGCACACGCGTTGGCCAGCACAACGGATGGACCCTGGAACCCCAGATGTTCCTGGAGGTCGAGTACCTGTTGCTGGGGTTGATATCGAGCCACCAGAGGCAATCTTCCCCGCACCCTCCCCCGCTGGTAACTCAGTCGCAAAAAGGTTTCTCCAAAAGCCATGCCTCCTCCTGTTGTGCTCAAGACAAGAGGAAGCTCGAGAAGACCTCGACCGAGGTCCCGGGGCCAAAGACCGGCCATCGCCAGCGCCTCGTGGGCTGCCGGCAAGGCCAAGCGCGAGGCCCGAGGGAGACG
The genomic region above belongs to Candidatus Methylacidithermus pantelleriae and contains:
- a CDS encoding beta-ketoacyl synthase N-terminal-like domain-containing protein encodes the protein MNRSEILSVYNWGAVSPSGCGVQELWNHPPLKGQEPDVSSPTRWYEVFAVNRKWPQLLRWKDHPRLRRASSLSSFMVEAACQALGPSFGMDREGSLGVIACFGTGSVSLSHKFYAGFLATGKRFASPALFPETVYNASLSHLAAVISCSGPAYALVGDQTAWLAALRVARIWLNQGACQWVLVVGAEELDPIAIEAFVACGWLKRKSLFRPSEGAASLLLGPPGQEALCHLGPWWGEWPYRNRSQAAQAARKLAELIPPNAWVYRSAQNNWLAAMEAQVTGGRPACESPWYLGEAFTASAGWHIILAGLFARQKACPLYLPLWGLNYGIGLLKVLPPNENHSTSPHV
- a CDS encoding beta-ketoacyl-[acyl-carrier-protein] synthase family protein, whose amino-acid sequence is MSVESASVVVTGLGAVTPLGKNASLSWRNLLEGRWVVGPVTLFDTEGCHSHVASEVHPLPELEISAKTCSRLPRASRLALPAAHEALAMAGLWPRDLGRGLLELPLVLSTTGGGMAFGETFLRLSYQRGRVRGRLPLVARYQPQQQVLDLQEHLGFQGPSVVLANACASGSNAIGHAADWIRSREVDCVLVGGVEALSELIFVGFDSLQTLSPDLCRPFDRNRKGLILGEASAFVVLESQEHALSRGIRPLCYVSGYGHLTDLYHLTQPSPDGSALIGALDQAVKQAKLPPEAIGYVNAHGTGTPANDLMEAWAYYRFFGEAFHQLRVSSTKAAIGHSLGASGCVEAVFSILALVTRQLPPQILCEDPMEPMGPILVRKSETLRPGASVASVNLGFGGSNAALLFSPYEPQ